The following proteins are encoded in a genomic region of Gossypium hirsutum isolate 1008001.06 chromosome D05, Gossypium_hirsutum_v2.1, whole genome shotgun sequence:
- the LOC107906870 gene encoding adenine phosphoribosyltransferase 5 translates to MFAAENGLKGDPRLQAISDAIRVVPHFPKPGIMFQDITTLLLDHKAFKDTVDIFVDRYRDMDISVVAGVEARGFMFGPSIALAIGAKFVPLRKPRKLPGEVIAEAYDLEYGSDCLEMHVGAVQPGERVIVIDDLVATGGTLSAAIRLLERVGAQVVECACVIGLREVKGQRRLNGKPLYILVEPREIDGCY, encoded by the exons ATGTTCGCAGCGGAGAATGGACTCAAAGGGGACCCGAGGCTACAAGCCATATCTGACGCCATTAGAGTGGTTCCTCACTTCCCAAAAccag GGATTATGTTCCAAGACATAACAACTTTGTTGCTGGATCACAAAGCGTTCAAGGATACCGTCGACATATTTGTCGATCGCTACAGAGACATGGATATATCTGTCGTTGCGG GAGTTGAAGCAAGAGGATTCATGTTCGGTCCATCAATTGCCTTAGCCATTGGTGCAAAGTTCGTTCCTCTGAGAAAACCCAGGAAGTTGCCAG GTGAAGTAATTGCTGAAGCTTATGACTTGGAGTATGGAAGTGACTGCTTAGAGATGCACGTTGGTGCTGTTCAGCCTGGTGAACGTGTTATAGTAATTGATGATTTGGTAGCAACGGGGGGAACTCTGTCAGCTGCTATAAGACTCTTAG AACGCGTTGGTGCTCAAGTGGTCGAGTGTGCATGTGTTATTGGACTCCGCGAGGTCAAG GGGCAACGTAGACTTAATGGAAAGCCACTTTATATTCTTGTGGAGCCACGTGAGATAGATGGATGTTATTAa
- the LOC107906869 gene encoding vesicle-associated membrane protein 711, with protein sequence MAILYALVARGSVVLAEFTAASTNASAIARQILEKTSGDNDINVSYSQDRYIFHVKRTDGLTVLCMADESAGRRIPFAFLEDMHQRFVRTYGGAVLSALPYGMNDEFSRVLSQQMEYYSNDPNADRINRLKGEMSQVRNVMIENIDKVLERGDRLELLVDKTANMQGNTFRFRKQARRFKNTVWWRNVRLTVALIIILLIVAYIVTAFVCKGPTLPSCV encoded by the exons ATGGCGATACTCTACGCTCTGGTTGCTCGTGGATCGGTGGTGCTGGCGGAGTTCACGGCGGCTTCAACAAACGCGAGCGCCATCGCCAGGCAAATTCTAGAGAAAACATCAGGAGACAACGACATTAACGTTTCGTATTCCCAAGATCGATACATCTTCCACGTCAAACGCACCGATGGACTCACCGTTCTTTGTATGGCCGACGAAAGTGCCGGAA GGCGAATTCCTTTTGCATTTCTTGAAGACATGCATCAGAGATTTGTCAGGACTTACGGCGGAGCTGTTCTTTCAGCTCTTCCCTATGGCATGAACGATGAGTTTTCAAGGGTTTTGAGCCAGCAAATGGAATATTACTCGAATGATCCTAATGCTGACAGGATAAATCGTTTAAAAGGTGAAATGAGTCAG GTGCGAAATGTTATGATAGAGAATATTGACAAAGTTTTAGAGAGAGGTGATCGCTTAGAATTGTTGGTTGATAAAACTGCTAATATGCAAGGAAATACCTTTCGCTTCAGAAAGCAAGCGCGCCGTTTTAAAAACACAGTGTGGTGGAGAAATGTCAGGCTTAC GGTTGCGCTCATAATAATCCTCCTAATTGTTGCTTATATCGTGACTGCGTTTGTTTGCAAGGGGCCCACGTTACCATCCTGTGTCTAA